From Leishmania donovani BPK282A1 complete genome, chromosome 34, the proteins below share one genomic window:
- a CDS encoding selenocysteine-specific elongation factor, putative: protein MLNVNIGLLGHVDSGKTALAKALSSTASTAAFDKSPQSQSRGITLDLGFSACEVSVEDGNADATRVLREADLTKVQCTLVDCPGHASLIRTVVGGAQIIDAMVLVIDATKGMQVQTAECLILGEVLAKPLVVVLNKMDAIQGASPAAKEAALAALKRKLQQVFRRTRWPTVAIVEVAAAPREVAGGIGHPLNTEAVLPQVLRAVDLAALKSAKESEAERPAQFYMLVDHCFAVRGQGTVFTGTVVAGVVRVGDTVLVPELQTTRKVKGLQVFHKPVEMAQSGDRVGLCVAQFDPTWMERGVLCSAASSGRALVSSSQLIARVHRVRYHPLPCDTHTKFHITIGHATVMGTMRYFARPPRANESLDVPGTGASFDPSIESTYVEELDDGVVASYTSTDTTASVPGRPLPVAPAEQDYYAVLLLERPVLAAPGVSMIAMRLDVERENFCRIALAGTVCHVFMEDGAAARTTTAVPGRSDHSASHGQVPAWRRLPVVRYRYRALRVDRVLDSRSCIADGVVSLQTPGAGGSGSRPAGASAGARRDKGCVNAEARQRAELFAEVQKFLRLVVVFEPEDADAAMTTPQPSNPGAVKGIIDSSFGKTGKVKLVFDGPVFADPAANAATAPIGSFVSAARKKRNKSTRGPGSEDAGCSGGVFLRPGRILLVLKKYPFALHSGLEQ from the coding sequence ATGCTAAATGTGAACATCGGACTTCTCGGTCATGTTGATAGTGGCAAGACGGCACTGGCCAAGGCGCTGTCGAGCACTGCCTCCACTGCTGCCTTTGATAAGAGTCCGCAGAGTCAGTCACGTGGGATTACGCTCGACCTCGGTTTCAGTGCCTGTGAGGTGTCCGTCGAAGACGGAAACGCGGACGCCACCCGAGTACTGCGGGAAGCCGATTTGACCAAGGTGCAGTGCACGCTGGTCGATTGCCCAGGGCACGCGTCACTGATTCGCACGGTGGTTGGTGGAGCGCAGATAATTGACGCGATGGTGTTGGTCATCGACGCAACCAAGGGCATGCAAGTGCAGACGGCTGAGTGTCTGATCCTGGGCGAGGTGCTGGCCAAGCCGCTCGTCGTTGTGCTGAACAAGATGGACGCGATTCAAGGCGCATCGCCAGCAGCTAAAGAGGCGGCATTGGCTGCCCTCAAGAGAAAACTGCAGCAGGTGTTTCGCCGCACGCGGTGGCCCACGGTGGCTAttgtggaggtggcggctgctCCCCGCGAGGTGGCGGGCGGGATCGGACACCCCTTGAACACGGAGGCGGTTTTGCCTCAGGTGTTGCGCGCGGTCGACCTCGCGGCCCTGAAGTCTGCAAAAGAGAGCGAGGCTGAGAGGCCAGCGCAGTTCTACATGCTTGTGGATCACTGCTTCGCCGTGCGGGGCCAGGGTACCGTATTCACCGGGACTGTTGTCGCTGGCGTCGTTCGCGTTGGGGACACGGTGCTCGTGCCGGAGCTGCAGACCACGCGCAAGGTAAAAGGGCTGCAGGTGTTTCACAAACCGGTCGAGATGGCGCAGAGCGGGGACCGGGTGGGGCTGTGCGTGGCTCAGTTTGACCCTACATGGATGGAGCGCGGCGTCCTttgcagcgccgcaagcaGCGGCCGAGCGCTGGTGAGCTCCTCGCAGCTGATCGCGCGGGTGCATCGTGTGCGCTACCACCCACTGCCgtgcgacacacacacaaagttTCACATTACGATCGGCCACGCTACCGTGATGGGGACCATGAGGTACTTTGCACGACCGCCGCGCGCGAACGAGAGCCTCGACGTCCCCGGCACCGGAGCCAGCTTCGATCCGTCCATCGAGAGTACATATGTGGAAGAGCTGGACGATGGGGTTGTGGCCAGCTACACCTCTACCGACACCACCGCAAGCGTCCCCGGACGACCTTTGCCCGTCGCCCCGGCAGAGCAGGACTACtacgccgtgctgctgctcgagcggcCTGTGCTGGCGGCCCCTGGTGTGTCAATGATCGCCATGCGTCTAGATGTTGAGCGGGAGAACTTCTGCCGCATCGCGCTAGCTGGCACGGTGTGCCACGTGTTCATggaagacggcgctgctgcaaggACGACAACAGCCGTCCCGGGCCGCTCAGACCACTCTGCGAGTCACGGCCAGGTAccggcgtggcggcggcttccAGTCGTGCGCTACCGGTATCGCGCGCTGCGAGTGGACCGGGTACTGGACAGCCGGAGCTGCATCGCCGACGGTGTCGTATCGCTGCAGACTCCCGGCGCCGGGGGTAGCGGTAGCCGGCCTGCCGGGGCGTCTGCGGGTGCCAGACGAGATAAGGGCTGTGTCAACGCCGAGGCGCGCCAGAGGGCGGAGCTCTTTGCGGAGGTGCAAAAGTTCCTCCGACTCGTTGTCGTCTTTGAGCCCGAGGATGCCGACGCGGCAATGACAACTCCTCAACCAAGCAACCCTGGCGCTGTGAAGGGCATTATCGACTCCTCGTTTGGCAAAACAGGGAAGGTGAAGCTTGTCTTCGACGGCCCTGTCTTTGCCGATCCCGCTGCGAACGCCGCCACAGCGCCGATCGGCTCATTCGTGTCGGCGGCGCGTAAGAAGCGCAATAAGTCGACAAGGGGGCCTGGCTCAGAGGacgccggctgcagcggaggTGTATTTCTCCGGCCAGGACGCATTCTTCTTGTACTGAAGAAGTACCCCTTTGCCCTTCACTCAGGCCTCGAGCAGTGA